In Gigantopelta aegis isolate Gae_Host chromosome 14, Gae_host_genome, whole genome shotgun sequence, the following proteins share a genomic window:
- the LOC121388826 gene encoding putative G-protein coupled receptor F59B2.13 has protein sequence MTTQLDTSNILTTVQSHYGNKKIENVTMNMNCRNITEDNITGLGSERAKHMFEEVSYIIYGFALPSICLFGMVGNILNLTILTRRKLQKSFKTLEMAANYCLVALAVSDLMFCVFAFPTTFLPSDDTYRKDEFILQYRIYGAAIINVFIMCSTWLTVAMSLERYLAICYPLRQDLYLTTRRIKIVIIITYIFSFLFNIPVLWRYEVYQLCSASNTSVSGVMPFQVPLWNSHRLDMAYRIVWALLGNFVPLILLFWFNVCLCLQIYRSYKMRQQFKHDRRKGDHSAKSSGNVLTITLVVIVVMFFIFVAPSEIVITAAQMSNNDSTYSHMTIEAVMNFLQSLNFSLNFILYCIISPYFRKTLRYLFCCGCYNIYQVSKQWKKEFETSLM, from the coding sequence GAACATGAACTGTCGCAACATCACAGAGGACAACATCACGGGCCTCGGCAGCGAGAGAGCCAAACACATGTTTGAAGAAGTCAGCTACATCATCTACGGCTTTGCACTGCCAAGCATCTGTCTGTTCGGGATGGTCGGAAACATACTGAACCTGACTATCCTCACTCGCAGGAAGCTACAGAAGTCCTTTAAGACCTTGGAAATGGCCGCCAACTACTGCCTTGTGGCTCTAGCCGTCTCCGACCTCATGTTCTGTGTGTTCGCGTTCCCGACGACGTTTCTCCCTAGCGACGATACGTATCGAAAGGACGAGTTCATTCTACAGTACCGGATCTACGGGGCCGCTATAATTAACGTGTTTATCATGTGTAGCACGTGGCTGACCGTGGCCATGTCACTGGAGCGCTACCTGGCGATATGCTACCCTCTCAGACAGGACCTGTACCTGACGACTCGCCGGATTAAGATAGTAATCATCATAACATACATCTTTTCGTTCCTCTTCAACATTCCCGTTCTGTGGCGCTACGAGGTCTACCAGTTGTGTAGCGCTTCCAACACTTCCGTTTCCGGTGTGATGCCATTCCAGGTACCTCTGTGGAACAGCCATAGACTCGATATGGCGTATCGGATAGTCTGGGCATTGCTGGGCAACTTTGTTCCCCTCATCCTGCTCTTTTGGTtcaatgtctgtctgtgtctgcaGATTTATCGTTCCTACAAAATGAGGCAGCAGTTCAAACACGATCGTCGCAAGGGCGACCACAGCGCCAAAAGTTCGGGCAACGTGTTGACGATTACACTCGTCGTGATCGTCGTCATGTTCTTCATCTTTGTGGCGCCCTCTGAGATCGTCATCACGGCTGCGCAGATGTCGAACAATGATAGCACCTACTCGCACATGACAATCGAGGCCGTGATGAACTTTCTGCAGTCACTGAACTTCTCCCTCAACTTCattttgtactgcattataAGCCCGTACTTCAGAAAGACGCTGCGCTACCTTTTCTGTTGCGGCTGCTACAATATATATCAGGTTTCAAAACAGTGGAAAAAAGAATTTGAGACGTCTTTAATGTGA